A portion of the Maylandia zebra isolate NMK-2024a linkage group LG9, Mzebra_GT3a, whole genome shotgun sequence genome contains these proteins:
- the si:ch211-161h7.8 gene encoding thiosulfate:glutathione sulfurtransferase isoform X2, whose protein sequence is MAGSVVTYSELKTMLANHNIQLFDVRNPDEYQAGQIPQAINVPLDNLEESLQLSPELFEQRFEVKAPTKADDNIVFHCRSGIRSTRALSIAHQLGFSKARHFKGGYSEWVEREGKRIG, encoded by the exons ATGGCAG GTTCAGTGGTGACCTACTCAGAGCTGAAGACCATGCTGGCAAACCATAACATTCAGCTCTTTGATGTGAGAAATCCTGATGAGTACCAGGCTGGACAAATTCCCCAGGCCATCAACGTCCCAC TGGACAACCTGGAGGAGTCTCTGCAACTGTCCCCTGAGCTCTTTGAGCAAAGGTTTGAAGTGAAGGCTCCCACGAAAGCTGACGACAACATTGTGTTTCACTGCAGAAGTGGCATCAGGAGCACCAGAGCACTGAGCATCGCTCATCAGCTGGGATTTAGCAA ggcgagacattttaaaggaGGCTACTCAGAGTGGGTCGAGCGAGAAGGAAAGCGAATCGGGTGA
- the si:ch211-161h7.8 gene encoding thiosulfate:glutathione sulfurtransferase isoform X1, whose product MYLGRVSSCGPVVCIMLSFVLSRSFCQGVTEAHRRCYSTFGSICRTFSTSSPKCEEASDNGSVVTYSELKTMLANHNIQLFDVRNPDEYQAGQIPQAINVPLDNLEESLQLSPELFEQRFEVKAPTKADDNIVFHCRSGIRSTRALSIAHQLGFSKARHFKGGYSEWVEREGKRIG is encoded by the exons ATGTATTTAGGTCGTGTCAGTTCGTGCGGTCCAGTAGTGTGCATAATGCTGTCCTTCGTGCTGTCCCGGAGTTTCTGCCAAGGTGTTACGGAGGCGCACCGGAGGTGTTACTCGACCTTTGGGTCGATATGTCGGACTTTTTCAACATCGAGTCCGAAATGCGAAGAAGCATCAGACAACG GTTCAGTGGTGACCTACTCAGAGCTGAAGACCATGCTGGCAAACCATAACATTCAGCTCTTTGATGTGAGAAATCCTGATGAGTACCAGGCTGGACAAATTCCCCAGGCCATCAACGTCCCAC TGGACAACCTGGAGGAGTCTCTGCAACTGTCCCCTGAGCTCTTTGAGCAAAGGTTTGAAGTGAAGGCTCCCACGAAAGCTGACGACAACATTGTGTTTCACTGCAGAAGTGGCATCAGGAGCACCAGAGCACTGAGCATCGCTCATCAGCTGGGATTTAGCAA ggcgagacattttaaaggaGGCTACTCAGAGTGGGTCGAGCGAGAAGGAAAGCGAATCGGGTGA